The Arcanobacterium pinnipediorum genome includes a region encoding these proteins:
- a CDS encoding phage major capsid protein — protein sequence MTTSLSVSDLRTKRSDVWERAKAFLDERRDSVTGCLSAEDDQAYAKMEAEIDQLTNEIARSDRALRRDADLAKATNMPLTSMPGINPDNDEVKPSAPRATAAYKRAFWDAMRLNVSPMEVRNALSEGVDTEGGYLVPDEFERTLISSLQDQNIMRGLAKVIQTTSGDRKIPVVSTHGTAGWLDEGKPYTESDEAFTQVTLSAFKLGTFLKISEELLNDAAFNVEQYLAAEFARRIGAAEEEAFLVGDGKSKPTGIFNATGGGQSAVTTGKVTDITADELIDLHYGLRAPYRKNAVWLMNDSTVKTVRKLKDGNGQYLWQPALTAGTPDLVLGRPVHTSTFVPEIKAGASTVAFGDLSYYWIADRQGRSFKRLNELFATTGQVGFLASQRLDGKLVLPEAVKLLTQKTGA from the coding sequence ATGACTACTTCACTTTCTGTTTCTGATCTTCGTACTAAGCGCTCCGATGTGTGGGAGCGTGCGAAGGCTTTCCTCGATGAGCGCCGCGACAGCGTTACTGGCTGTTTGTCGGCGGAAGACGATCAGGCTTACGCGAAGATGGAAGCCGAGATCGACCAGCTCACCAACGAGATCGCACGCTCGGATCGAGCTCTGCGCCGCGACGCTGATCTGGCCAAGGCAACCAATATGCCGCTGACATCCATGCCGGGAATCAACCCAGACAATGACGAGGTAAAGCCGTCTGCGCCGCGCGCGACCGCTGCTTACAAGCGGGCGTTTTGGGATGCGATGCGCCTGAACGTCTCGCCGATGGAGGTGCGCAACGCACTATCGGAAGGCGTCGATACTGAGGGCGGCTATCTGGTGCCCGACGAGTTCGAACGCACACTGATTTCTTCGCTTCAGGATCAGAACATCATGCGAGGCTTGGCGAAGGTTATCCAAACCACCTCGGGGGACCGCAAGATTCCGGTCGTCTCGACGCATGGAACTGCTGGGTGGCTTGATGAGGGCAAGCCCTATACCGAGTCGGATGAAGCGTTCACGCAGGTGACGCTGAGCGCGTTTAAGCTCGGCACCTTCCTCAAGATTTCAGAGGAACTCTTGAACGATGCTGCGTTCAATGTCGAGCAATACCTGGCGGCCGAGTTTGCTCGCCGTATCGGCGCTGCTGAAGAAGAAGCCTTCCTAGTCGGTGATGGTAAGAGCAAACCGACAGGTATCTTCAACGCCACTGGCGGCGGCCAGTCTGCTGTAACGACGGGCAAGGTGACGGATATTACGGCTGATGAGCTCATCGACCTGCACTACGGCTTGCGCGCCCCGTACCGCAAGAACGCGGTGTGGCTGATGAACGACTCCACCGTGAAGACCGTGCGCAAGCTCAAGGACGGCAACGGCCAATACCTATGGCAGCCAGCCCTGACCGCCGGGACGCCTGATCTGGTTCTCGGCCGCCCAGTTCACACGTCCACATTCGTGCCTGAGATTAAGGCTGGGGCGTCGACGGTGGCGTTCGGTGACTTGTCGTATTACTGGATCGCCGACCGACAGGGACGCTCCTTTAAGCGGCTCAACGAACTGTTCGCAACCACCGGACAGGTGGGCTTCCTGGCTTCCCAGCGCTTGGACGGAAAGCTCGTCTTGCCTGAAGCGGTCAAGCTGTTGACTCAGAAGACTGGAGCCTAA
- a CDS encoding head-tail connector protein, with protein sequence MTTVDLVAQVKANLLITFDDDDTLIGALVNAATSYACSFQHLPENHYETREMSGATRQGIVMLASHFYESRDGSTAGFWADKPDAARAVWNAVNNLLRLDREWKV encoded by the coding sequence GTGACCACGGTTGATTTGGTTGCGCAGGTGAAGGCGAACCTGCTTATCACCTTCGATGACGACGACACACTGATTGGTGCCCTAGTCAATGCGGCCACCTCCTACGCCTGTTCCTTCCAGCACCTGCCCGAAAACCACTACGAAACGCGCGAGATGAGCGGGGCGACTCGGCAGGGCATTGTCATGCTCGCTTCTCATTTCTATGAGTCGCGTGATGGTTCCACGGCAGGATTTTGGGCTGATAAACCGGATGCTGCGCGGGCGGTATGGAATGCGGTGAACAACCTGCTACGCCTAGACAGGGAGTGGAAGGTGTAA
- a CDS encoding phage head completion protein codes for MASLGSMTTKIDLITPTTMRDTAGFTTKRDDIQATVRAQIEVRHASSAWVNRVAYTTADVLVRIRTIPGLSVTTDMEISGPDGRYVIDAVEVIGRYVEILAHQTTPEGR; via the coding sequence ATGGCTTCCCTTGGATCCATGACCACCAAGATTGATCTCATCACCCCAACGACTATGCGGGACACAGCAGGGTTCACGACCAAGCGGGACGACATCCAAGCGACAGTTCGGGCACAGATCGAGGTTCGGCATGCATCGAGCGCGTGGGTGAACCGCGTCGCCTACACGACAGCCGACGTTCTCGTCCGTATCCGCACCATTCCCGGACTATCCGTGACCACGGATATGGAGATCAGCGGCCCAGATGGCAGGTACGTGATTGACGCGGTCGAGGTGATCGGCAGGTATGTAGAGATCCTTGCTCACCAAACTACGCCTGAAGGGAGATAG
- a CDS encoding HK97-gp10 family putative phage morphogenesis protein — protein MAKMQIRLPNAFIDSLDAASRVLEASADEVLQAGAAVVESRMRANLTGAIGRATKHTSRSTGQLLSALGTTSVKANSQGDHNIKVGFAENRRDGRSNALIANVLEHGRSNQSARPFLAPTRSQTRKGAIEAMKTVFTAKIEQVGP, from the coding sequence ATGGCTAAAATGCAGATTCGCTTACCGAACGCGTTCATTGATTCCCTCGATGCTGCCAGCCGGGTGCTCGAGGCTTCTGCAGATGAAGTACTCCAAGCGGGAGCAGCAGTCGTTGAGTCGCGCATGCGAGCCAATCTCACCGGCGCGATCGGACGGGCCACCAAGCATACCTCCCGCTCAACAGGGCAGTTACTTAGTGCATTGGGAACGACCTCGGTGAAGGCGAACTCTCAAGGAGATCACAACATCAAGGTCGGGTTTGCTGAGAACCGCCGAGACGGGAGGTCGAACGCGTTGATCGCTAACGTGCTCGAACACGGCCGATCCAATCAATCCGCCCGTCCGTTCCTCGCACCCACCCGGTCACAAACCCGCAAGGGAGCGATTGAAGCCATGAAAACAGTGTTCACTGCGAAGATTGAACAGGTGGGGCCATGA
- a CDS encoding major tail protein, with the protein MATIGLDKLYYARITENPDTGEETYAKPKPLAKAISAELSVEVAEAILYADDGPSEIVKEFKSGTLTLGIDDLGGEAAAALTGASVDANGVLISASEDGGAPVAIGFRAARSNGKYQYFWLYRVKFALPTETLATKADSITFSTPSIEGTILRRNKPDSKGRHPWKAEVTEGGPGVKPETITNWYAQVYEPAASTED; encoded by the coding sequence ATGGCAACGATTGGTCTCGACAAGCTCTACTACGCGCGCATAACCGAAAACCCCGATACGGGTGAGGAAACCTACGCAAAACCCAAACCGCTGGCTAAAGCCATCAGCGCAGAACTCTCCGTCGAGGTCGCTGAAGCAATCCTGTATGCCGATGACGGCCCGTCCGAGATTGTCAAGGAGTTTAAATCCGGCACCCTGACTTTGGGGATTGATGATCTGGGTGGTGAAGCTGCTGCCGCACTCACAGGCGCGAGCGTGGATGCGAACGGCGTGCTCATCTCTGCCTCCGAGGATGGCGGTGCTCCGGTGGCGATCGGTTTCCGCGCCGCACGCTCCAATGGGAAGTATCAGTATTTTTGGCTTTACCGGGTCAAGTTCGCCCTGCCCACCGAAACATTGGCCACCAAAGCCGACTCCATCACGTTCTCCACCCCAAGCATTGAGGGCACGATTTTGCGCCGTAACAAGCCCGATAGTAAGGGGCGGCATCCGTGGAAGGCCGAAGTCACCGAAGGTGGCCCCGGTGTGAAACCGGAGACGATCACTAATTGGTATGCACAGGTTTACGAACCTGCCGCTTCAACCGAAGACTAA